From a single Candidatus Schekmanbacteria bacterium genomic region:
- a CDS encoding protein-L-isoaspartate(D-aspartate) O-methyltransferase, with amino-acid sequence MKNFNSVREKMVVEQLEGRDIHDFRVLYAMRKVPRHLFVPEDVRHKAYSDSPLPIGENQTISQPYMVALMTQLLCLKGGEKILEIGTGSGYQTAVLAEIVGEVYSIERISSLLLHAREALDALGYTNITTRIFDGTYGWKEKAPYDDIIITAASPDVPLGLVEQLKTYGKMIVPVGNGESQILKRVTKNENGVEIEDICGCVFVKLIGRYGWSNNSL; translated from the coding sequence ATGAAAAACTTTAATTCAGTCCGGGAAAAGATGGTTGTTGAACAGCTTGAGGGAAGAGATATCCATGACTTCCGGGTTCTCTATGCCATGCGTAAGGTTCCCCGGCATTTGTTTGTTCCTGAAGACGTAAGGCATAAAGCGTATAGTGATTCACCTCTCCCCATCGGTGAAAATCAGACAATATCACAGCCATATATGGTTGCCCTTATGACACAACTTCTTTGTCTAAAAGGTGGAGAAAAAATACTTGAGATAGGTACTGGCTCAGGCTATCAGACAGCAGTCCTTGCTGAAATAGTAGGAGAGGTCTATTCAATAGAAAGAATCAGTTCTTTGCTTCTGCATGCACGGGAAGCTCTTGATGCTCTTGGCTATACAAATATAACAACACGAATATTTGACGGAACCTACGGCTGGAAAGAGAAAGCTCCCTACGATGATATAATTATAACTGCTGCATCTCCTGATGTACCATTAGGGCTAGTTGAGCAACTCAAGACTTATGGGAAGATGATTGTTCCTGTCGGGAATGGGGAAAGCCAGATACTTAAGCGGGTTACAAAAAATGAAAATGGTGTAGAAATTGAAGATATTTGCGGTTGCGTTTTTGTGAAATTGATAGGAAGATACGGCTGGTCAAATAATTCTTTATAG
- a CDS encoding TIGR00725 family protein — protein MIENSYKRQVAVIGAGDCTTKEYETAIELGRSLALLGIIVICGGLGGVMEAVCKGAKDAGGTTVGILPGEQIEANSYVDIPIVTAMSHARNNIVVRSGECVIAIGGGYGTLSEIAIAIKLGKPVIGINTWTVSDEIIAADSHEEAILLIKKTLEIE, from the coding sequence ATGATAGAAAACTCATATAAACGACAAGTTGCTGTAATCGGAGCAGGAGATTGCACAACCAAAGAATATGAGACGGCAATTGAGCTTGGTAGATCTCTTGCATTATTAGGAATTATCGTAATATGTGGAGGGCTCGGTGGAGTTATGGAGGCTGTCTGTAAAGGAGCTAAGGATGCAGGTGGCACTACAGTTGGAATACTTCCGGGTGAGCAGATAGAAGCTAATTCCTATGTTGATATTCCGATTGTGACAGCAATGAGTCACGCGAGAAATAATATTGTTGTTAGAAGCGGAGAATGTGTGATTGCAATTGGCGGAGGCTATGGTACACTCTCTGAAATAGCCATAGCCATTAAACTTGGCAAGCCAGTGATAGGGATAAATACCTGGACTGTATCCGATGAAATAATAGCTGCAGATTCCCATGAAGAAGCAATCTTATTGATAAAAAAAACACTCGAAATAGAATAA
- the rlmD gene encoding 23S rRNA (uracil(1939)-C(5))-methyltransferase RlmD: MIPFGITEETVKAEIVETKKDYLIAKITGFVKASPERITPPCTYFPDCGGCDYQHVTYRGQLMMKMAIIKDMLKRVGKIEKPFVNPIIPSPDPFNYRTRVELKVSKKRQKNDAFLGFYKKNSHNIVQIEKCLICHPKINEVIEAINYFCGNDINKHTEKIKIALCAVSSKMILTLKGEKFPKNMIDRLGADLKKYVKGVEGIVIEEPRRVAINGKDYFNESIGELKYRVNSNSFFQINHLLREDLVRLILRLCSPKKTDFFADIYSGVGTFSIPLAQKVNEVICIEDNENAVKDAQANIRAHKLKNISYVKGDAGNALKAVFEDNDKISGVLLNPPRSGCTNDVKSRIAKAMVNKIIYLSCDPATLSRDISFFVNNGYQIDEIQPIDLFPQSYHIETAIKLSRAQ, encoded by the coding sequence ATGATTCCATTTGGAATAACTGAAGAAACCGTAAAAGCAGAAATAGTTGAGACTAAGAAAGACTACCTGATTGCGAAAATCACTGGGTTCGTAAAGGCCTCTCCGGAAAGAATAACCCCGCCCTGTACTTATTTCCCTGATTGCGGTGGGTGTGATTATCAGCATGTAACTTATCGTGGTCAGCTAATGATGAAAATGGCCATTATTAAAGATATGCTTAAAAGGGTAGGTAAGATAGAAAAACCATTTGTTAATCCAATTATTCCTTCTCCTGACCCTTTCAACTATAGAACGCGTGTTGAACTTAAAGTATCTAAAAAAAGACAAAAAAATGATGCCTTCCTTGGTTTTTATAAAAAAAACAGCCACAATATAGTTCAGATAGAAAAATGCCTGATATGCCATCCAAAGATAAATGAAGTTATAGAAGCTATAAACTATTTCTGCGGAAACGACATAAATAAACATACAGAAAAAATCAAGATTGCTCTTTGTGCTGTCTCTTCAAAAATGATTTTAACTCTCAAAGGAGAAAAGTTTCCCAAAAATATGATTGATCGATTAGGTGCAGACCTTAAGAAATATGTTAAGGGGGTTGAGGGGATAGTCATTGAAGAGCCCAGAAGAGTCGCGATAAACGGAAAAGATTATTTTAATGAAAGTATTGGCGAACTAAAATATCGTGTAAATTCAAACTCATTCTTTCAGATAAATCATCTATTACGCGAAGACCTTGTGAGGTTAATATTAAGGCTTTGTAGTCCAAAAAAAACAGATTTTTTTGCTGATATTTACTCAGGTGTTGGGACTTTTTCCATACCTCTGGCACAAAAAGTAAATGAAGTAATATGTATAGAGGATAATGAAAATGCTGTTAAAGATGCGCAGGCTAATATTCGAGCACATAAACTAAAAAATATTTCATATGTAAAGGGAGACGCAGGTAATGCTTTAAAAGCAGTTTTTGAAGATAATGATAAAATTAGTGGTGTTTTATTGAATCCGCCAAGATCTGGGTGTACCAACGACGTAAAATCAAGGATTGCAAAAGCAATGGTAAATAAAATAATTTATCTTTCATGTGATCCTGCAACTCTTTCACGAGATATTTCTTTTTTTGTAAATAATGGCTACCAAATAGATGAGATACAGCCAATAGATCTTTTTCCTCAATCATATCATATAGAAACTGCAATAAAACTTAGCAGGGCACAGTAA
- a CDS encoding efflux RND transporter permease subunit, translating into MINRIIDFCANNKFIVFLLIFMAVLGGIYSMNSITLDAIPDLSDTQVIIYSRWDRSPDIMEDQVTYPIITSMLGAPKVKDIRGFSDFGFSYVYIIFEEGTDIYWARSRTLEYLSNILPKLPQGVNVELARDETAVGWVFQYALVDSTGKRNLAELRSIQDWFLRYEIQSVPGVAEVAPIGGFVKQYQVNLDPNALLAYKIPINTVIDAIKDGNNDVGGRLVEFSGREYMVRGRGYIRAPADIENIVVSVSPESGTPVLVKHLGKVVLGPDIRRGIADLDGEGETVGAIVIMRFGENALKVIEKVKAKIADISPGLPEGVKIVTTYDRSELINRSIETLKGTLIEELTIVSIVILIFLWHIPSAIIPIITIPIAIIISFIPMYGMKITANIMSLGGIAIAIGAMVDAAIVVVEQTHKKLEHWDADGRPGNFKDVVIGAVKEVGAPSFFALLVIAVSFMPVFTLEAQEGRLFKPLAFTKNFAMIVAAVLAITLDPAIRLLFTHMKDFSFRPKFLSRIANAILVGKIHSEENHPISRPLMKIYHPVVEFALRHQRIMITAALLIIAVTVPVFNELGSEFMPPLDEGALLYMPSTLPGISVTETQKLLQTQDRILKSFPEVERVFGKAGRAETATDPAPFSMMETVVILKPQSEWSKVPQWYSSWAPDWLQGLFRRAWPDHKSTQELIYGPGGLNEAMQFPGVVNAWTMPIKARVDMLTTGVRTPVGIKILGPDLKKIQEIGQHIELALKDVNGTTSVFAERTAGGYFLDFDLKREELARYGLTIGQAQMSIVSAVGGENITTTVEGRERYQVNVRYMRDFRSSVDKLNRILVATPNGAQVPMAQIADIKMLYGPGMIRDENGRLSGYVYVDVSGRDIGSYVADAKKTVKNNVKLPAGYTLVWSGQYESMQRVEERLLVVIPITIMLIFLLLYFNTKSVAKTLIIFLAVPFSAVGAIWFLYLLGYNMSIAVWVGLIALMGVDAETGVFMLLYLDIAYNEMKDKGRMSSRDNLREAIVNGAVKRLRPKFMTVAVMFMGLVPIMWSTGSGSDVMKRIAAPMVGGIFTSFLLELFIYPVIFMIWKWHSEVKQEVQKVQQI; encoded by the coding sequence ATGATTAACAGGATTATCGATTTTTGCGCCAACAACAAGTTCATTGTTTTTCTTTTAATCTTTATGGCTGTACTTGGCGGAATCTACTCGATGAACAGCATAACCCTTGATGCCATACCTGACCTTTCGGATACGCAGGTTATAATCTATTCCCGCTGGGACAGAAGCCCGGATATCATGGAAGACCAGGTCACATATCCCATAATAACCTCAATGCTTGGGGCTCCAAAAGTAAAAGACATCAGGGGATTTTCAGATTTCGGGTTCTCTTACGTCTATATAATCTTTGAAGAAGGAACTGACATCTACTGGGCAAGGTCACGGACACTTGAATATTTAAGTAACATACTTCCCAAGCTTCCCCAAGGTGTAAACGTTGAACTTGCAAGAGATGAAACAGCAGTTGGGTGGGTATTCCAGTATGCACTTGTAGATTCAACTGGTAAGCGCAATCTGGCAGAACTTCGCTCAATTCAGGATTGGTTTTTAAGATACGAGATCCAATCTGTCCCCGGCGTTGCCGAGGTCGCTCCGATAGGTGGGTTCGTGAAGCAATATCAGGTCAACCTCGATCCGAATGCTCTTCTTGCATATAAAATCCCAATAAACACTGTAATAGATGCCATAAAGGATGGGAATAACGATGTAGGGGGAAGATTGGTTGAATTTTCTGGTCGCGAGTATATGGTAAGGGGTCGGGGTTATATCCGTGCACCTGCAGACATTGAAAATATCGTAGTTTCAGTAAGTCCTGAATCAGGAACTCCTGTTTTAGTAAAACATCTCGGCAAGGTAGTACTTGGCCCTGACATAAGGCGTGGAATTGCAGACCTTGACGGGGAAGGGGAGACTGTCGGTGCCATAGTGATTATGCGGTTCGGGGAAAATGCCCTGAAGGTCATAGAAAAGGTGAAGGCTAAAATAGCAGATATATCACCGGGTTTACCTGAAGGGGTAAAAATCGTAACTACCTATGACAGGTCTGAACTTATAAACCGTTCAATAGAAACGCTTAAAGGAACACTTATCGAGGAATTGACTATTGTAAGTATAGTCATACTAATATTCCTATGGCACATACCAAGCGCGATTATTCCTATTATCACTATCCCGATTGCCATCATAATATCTTTTATTCCCATGTATGGGATGAAGATAACCGCAAACATCATGTCACTTGGAGGCATTGCCATAGCAATTGGCGCTATGGTTGATGCTGCTATTGTCGTAGTTGAACAGACACACAAGAAGCTTGAACACTGGGATGCCGATGGCAGACCGGGAAATTTTAAAGATGTGGTAATAGGCGCAGTAAAAGAAGTCGGAGCTCCAAGTTTTTTTGCACTCCTTGTAATCGCAGTTTCATTTATGCCTGTTTTTACCCTTGAAGCTCAGGAGGGAAGGCTTTTTAAACCTCTTGCCTTCACAAAAAACTTTGCCATGATAGTCGCAGCAGTTCTTGCAATAACTCTTGACCCTGCAATACGTCTCCTGTTTACACATATGAAGGATTTCAGTTTCAGGCCAAAATTTCTGAGCAGGATAGCCAATGCGATACTTGTCGGAAAAATTCACAGCGAAGAAAACCACCCTATAAGTCGTCCACTGATGAAAATTTACCACCCTGTCGTTGAATTTGCTTTGCGTCATCAACGGATTATGATTACGGCAGCTCTTTTAATCATTGCTGTTACTGTCCCGGTATTTAATGAGCTTGGTTCGGAGTTCATGCCTCCTCTTGATGAAGGTGCCCTGCTTTACATGCCTTCTACGCTCCCCGGAATATCTGTAACAGAAACACAGAAACTCCTTCAGACACAGGATAGGATTTTAAAATCATTCCCGGAGGTAGAAAGAGTATTCGGTAAAGCGGGTAGGGCTGAAACCGCAACAGACCCCGCCCCTTTTTCCATGATGGAAACAGTAGTAATACTTAAACCTCAGTCTGAGTGGTCTAAGGTTCCTCAATGGTACTCAAGTTGGGCACCTGACTGGCTGCAAGGCTTATTTCGCCGTGCATGGCCTGATCATAAGAGCACGCAGGAACTTATTTACGGGCCCGGTGGATTAAACGAAGCAATGCAGTTTCCCGGAGTAGTAAATGCATGGACTATGCCAATAAAAGCACGAGTTGACATGCTTACTACAGGTGTAAGAACACCTGTAGGTATAAAAATCCTCGGCCCCGATCTGAAGAAAATTCAGGAAATTGGTCAGCATATTGAATTAGCTCTTAAAGATGTGAATGGGACAACAAGCGTATTTGCAGAGCGGACTGCAGGAGGGTACTTTCTTGATTTCGACCTGAAGCGCGAGGAACTCGCCCGCTATGGACTAACAATCGGTCAGGCTCAAATGTCCATAGTCTCAGCAGTTGGAGGAGAAAATATAACAACTACAGTTGAAGGAAGGGAACGTTATCAGGTCAATGTAAGGTATATGCGGGATTTCAGGAGTTCAGTTGACAAACTTAACCGCATACTTGTGGCAACCCCAAATGGGGCTCAGGTTCCAATGGCACAGATAGCCGACATCAAGATGCTTTATGGACCGGGAATGATAAGGGATGAAAATGGACGTCTTAGCGGTTATGTCTATGTTGATGTCTCCGGCCGCGATATTGGAAGCTATGTAGCAGACGCAAAGAAGACCGTAAAGAATAATGTAAAGCTTCCGGCAGGATATACTCTTGTATGGAGCGGGCAATATGAATCTATGCAGCGTGTTGAAGAAAGACTTTTAGTTGTAATACCAATTACTATTATGCTAATTTTTCTGCTGCTTTACTTTAATACAAAGTCTGTTGCGAAAACCCTTATTATATTCCTTGCTGTGCCATTTTCAGCAGTAGGCGCAATCTGGTTTCTTTATTTGCTTGGCTATAATATGAGCATAGCAGTCTGGGTAGGTCTTATAGCCCTCATGGGCGTTGATGCAGAAACCGGGGTTTTCATGCTTCTCTACCTTGATATTGCATACAATGAGATGAAGGATAAGGGACGAATGAGTTCAAGAGATAATCTCCGGGAAGCTATAGTAAATGGAGCTGTCAAAAGGCTGAGACCGAAATTCATGACAGTTGCCGTTATGTTCATGGGTCTTGTACCAATTATGTGGTCAACCGGAAGTGGGTCTGATGTGATGAAGCGTATTGCAGCTCCGATGGTAGGAGGAATATTCACATCTTTCCTTCTTGAGCTTTTCATCTATCCCGTAATATTTATGATCTGGAAATGGCATTCTGAAGTTAAACAGGAAGTTCAAAAAGTACAACAAATTTAA
- a CDS encoding efflux RND transporter periplasmic adaptor subunit: protein MTQEKRTFRNTIIVCLVVILAGAILYLGAGRISKLLNKENAVTQNKDDAVKSKQDDMDMSNMDMNKMTASGTSERKILYYVDPMHPAYKSDKPGKAPDCGMDLVPVYEGEGGLGETMLAPGGVIISQAKQQLIGVTYGKVKVEHLIHTIRAVGKVTYDETKIVKISPKIEGWVEKVFADYTGQFVKKGEPLISIYSPELVSTQQEYLLAIKTKDALSKSPFNEVTSGGNSLVEASLKRLQLWDISDEEIKKIEQTGEPLKTLTMYSPESGFILVKNVFNRQRITPETELYEIADLSRIWVQAEVYEFEAPEIRLGQKATMRLPYSQGETFTGVVTYIYPQIDPATRTLKVRLEFPNPGLKLKPDMYANIDLQIDYGSQLSVPEEAVLDSGTEQIVFIAQERGRLEPRKVKLGAKVDNRYIIIDGLKPEETIVTSGNFLIDSESRLKSAAGGMADMPGMAGMEEGNEGKKSKESEKKEPSKGSGMADMPGM from the coding sequence ATGACTCAAGAAAAAAGAACATTTCGAAATACAATAATTGTATGCCTTGTTGTTATTCTTGCCGGAGCCATTCTATATTTAGGAGCTGGGAGGATTTCAAAGCTTCTGAACAAAGAGAATGCCGTTACACAAAATAAAGATGATGCTGTTAAATCTAAGCAAGACGACATGGACATGAGTAACATGGACATGAATAAGATGACAGCTTCCGGAACATCTGAAAGAAAAATCCTCTATTATGTTGACCCTATGCATCCGGCATATAAATCTGACAAACCTGGAAAAGCTCCTGATTGCGGTATGGATCTTGTACCTGTCTATGAAGGGGAGGGGGGATTAGGCGAGACAATGCTGGCACCAGGCGGAGTAATAATAAGCCAGGCAAAACAACAGCTCATAGGGGTTACGTATGGAAAAGTAAAAGTTGAGCATCTTATTCATACTATACGTGCTGTCGGAAAAGTTACATACGATGAAACAAAAATAGTAAAAATAAGCCCCAAGATCGAAGGATGGGTGGAAAAAGTATTTGCAGATTATACCGGACAGTTCGTAAAAAAAGGTGAGCCTCTGATCAGTATTTACAGCCCTGAACTTGTATCAACACAGCAGGAATATTTACTGGCGATTAAAACAAAAGATGCTCTGAGCAAAAGCCCATTTAATGAAGTTACGTCAGGAGGAAATTCTCTGGTTGAGGCAAGCCTCAAAAGATTGCAGCTTTGGGACATATCTGATGAGGAGATAAAGAAAATAGAGCAAACAGGAGAGCCTTTAAAGACATTGACAATGTATTCACCGGAAAGTGGATTTATCCTTGTAAAGAACGTTTTTAACAGGCAGAGAATAACCCCTGAAACCGAACTTTATGAAATAGCAGATCTTTCGCGGATATGGGTCCAGGCTGAAGTTTATGAATTTGAAGCACCGGAAATCAGGCTTGGCCAGAAAGCGACAATGAGGCTTCCATATAGCCAGGGCGAAACATTTACAGGGGTTGTAACATATATATATCCACAGATTGACCCAGCTACACGGACTTTAAAAGTCCGGCTTGAATTTCCCAATCCAGGACTAAAGCTCAAACCAGACATGTATGCAAACATAGATCTACAGATAGACTACGGCAGTCAATTATCGGTTCCGGAGGAAGCAGTACTTGATTCAGGCACTGAGCAGATAGTTTTTATCGCGCAAGAAAGAGGACGTCTGGAGCCAAGGAAGGTAAAGCTCGGTGCTAAGGTCGATAACCGTTACATTATAATAGACGGGCTTAAGCCTGAGGAAACGATAGTAACATCAGGGAACTTTCTCATTGACTCTGAAAGTCGCCTCAAATCAGCAGCAGGCGGAATGGCGGATATGCCGGGTATGGCTGGGATGGAAGAGGGGAATGAAGGAAAGAAATCTAAAGAATCTGAGAAAAAAGAACCTTCAAAAGGAAGTGGAATGGCAGACATGCCAGGTATGTAA
- a CDS encoding TolC family protein, translating to MNEIIKEALDNNPQIKAIKSKVEAFMTKPSQEGALEDPTLKLGITNLPLDTFSFGDEDMTQKEIALGQKFPFPGKLALKKEMAEKDVVLAEREYDEKKNEITEEVKKIYFDIFFIDKSTEIAENNKKLLEEFVHIAETKYSVGSGIQQDVLKAQVQISKALEELITLKQKRTTSESRLNSLLNRSQGTPVGKIPEIMKTDFNLSADDLMSLAVSRRPFLKSLLVSVEREESSYKLARRDYYPDFDVEIGYGQRDGGLNAEGKKVSRPDMVSMSVSLNLPVYYASKQNKKVAETLANIDTARETYNAAKNDIFFSIKDRVAEIEKGNKLLSLYITGIIPQTKQTLESSISNYQVNKVDFLTLLDNQITLFKYETEYYGILTDYEKKIAELETLVGGPLF from the coding sequence TTGAACGAAATTATCAAAGAAGCGCTTGATAATAATCCCCAGATAAAGGCAATAAAGAGCAAAGTAGAAGCCTTTATGACAAAACCTTCACAAGAAGGAGCTCTTGAAGACCCGACTTTAAAACTTGGGATAACAAATCTTCCATTGGATACATTCTCATTTGGCGATGAAGACATGACTCAGAAGGAAATAGCATTAGGACAAAAATTTCCTTTTCCCGGTAAATTGGCATTGAAAAAAGAGATGGCCGAAAAAGATGTTGTCCTTGCAGAAAGGGAATACGACGAGAAAAAAAATGAAATTACAGAAGAAGTAAAGAAAATCTATTTTGATATTTTCTTCATAGATAAATCAACTGAGATAGCTGAAAATAATAAAAAACTCCTTGAAGAGTTTGTACACATAGCAGAGACAAAATACTCGGTAGGCTCAGGTATCCAGCAGGACGTATTGAAAGCACAGGTCCAAATTTCAAAAGCACTTGAAGAGCTGATAACGCTTAAACAGAAAAGAACAACTTCTGAATCAAGGCTGAATTCGCTATTAAACCGTTCCCAGGGTACTCCTGTAGGAAAAATACCTGAAATAATGAAAACAGATTTTAATTTATCTGCAGATGACCTGATGTCGCTTGCTGTTTCCCGAAGACCTTTTCTTAAATCGCTTTTAGTTTCAGTTGAAAGAGAAGAATCTTCTTATAAGCTTGCCCGTCGTGATTATTATCCTGACTTCGATGTGGAAATAGGCTATGGGCAAAGGGACGGAGGTCTTAATGCTGAAGGTAAAAAGGTAAGCCGTCCTGACATGGTAAGTATGAGCGTATCACTGAATCTCCCTGTTTATTATGCAAGTAAACAGAACAAGAAAGTGGCAGAGACACTTGCTAACATAGACACTGCAAGAGAAACATACAATGCGGCAAAGAATGATATTTTTTTCAGTATAAAAGACAGGGTTGCTGAAATCGAAAAGGGAAATAAGCTGTTAAGCTTATACATCACCGGAATTATCCCGCAGACAAAGCAGACACTTGAATCATCTATTTCCAACTATCAGGTTAATAAAGTAGATTTCCTTACTCTCTTAGACAATCAAATTACACTTTTCAAATATGAGACAGAATATTATGGGATATTAACGGATTATGAGAAGAAGATTGCTGAGCTTGAAACTTTAGTAGGAGGTCCGCTGTTCTGA
- a CDS encoding N-acetyl-gamma-glutamyl-phosphate reductase, whose translation MIRVGIAGASSLTAEVLIKIILKHPMAELIYAESEHYEGKALNEVHSSLMGETDLVFSKFNINEICKNCDVLFLTKDNGYAHLIAEKLKKSSIKVIDLSADFRIKNAATHKKWYGFEHKSKKLLSEAVYGLPELYEDQIKKAWLVANPGCYPTSIILASAPLLKLNIVETQNICISSSSGVSGAGRNPKPGMNMFMDSYRNLFPYKVGEHRHTPEIEQELKEVAHEPVSVTFIPHLLPVDRGILSTIFFKIKNSISEKALIDVFKEFYVNSQFIKICPTGKFPALSNVINTNFCCIGARVDRTRGQLVVFSAIDNLIKGASGQAVQNMNIMFGLEEDSGLN comes from the coding sequence ATGATTAGAGTAGGAATAGCAGGTGCATCGAGTCTTACAGCTGAAGTTCTGATAAAGATAATTCTTAAGCACCCAATGGCAGAACTGATTTACGCTGAATCAGAGCACTATGAGGGAAAAGCACTTAACGAGGTCCATTCGTCGCTTATGGGGGAAACAGACCTTGTTTTTTCAAAATTTAATATTAATGAAATTTGCAAAAACTGTGATGTACTTTTTCTTACTAAGGACAATGGTTATGCACACTTAATTGCTGAAAAACTGAAAAAATCCAGTATCAAAGTAATAGACCTTAGTGCAGACTTCAGGATAAAAAATGCGGCAACCCATAAAAAATGGTATGGTTTTGAACATAAGAGCAAGAAGTTGCTTTCTGAAGCAGTTTATGGACTGCCAGAGCTATATGAAGATCAAATAAAGAAAGCATGGCTTGTGGCCAATCCCGGATGCTACCCAACAAGTATAATCCTTGCTTCTGCGCCATTGTTGAAATTAAATATTGTGGAAACTCAAAACATATGCATTTCCTCCAGTTCTGGTGTTTCCGGTGCAGGAAGAAATCCAAAACCCGGAATGAATATGTTTATGGACAGTTACAGGAACCTTTTTCCATATAAAGTTGGGGAGCACAGACATACTCCTGAAATAGAACAGGAACTAAAGGAAGTTGCTCATGAACCTGTTTCTGTAACATTCATACCGCACCTGCTTCCGGTTGACAGGGGGATACTGTCTACCATATTTTTCAAAATAAAGAACAGTATCTCTGAAAAAGCGCTTATTGATGTGTTCAAAGAGTTCTATGTTAATTCACAATTTATAAAGATATGCCCAACTGGAAAGTTCCCTGCTCTTTCAAATGTAATAAACACTAACTTCTGCTGTATCGGAGCAAGAGTAGATAGAACACGGGGACAACTGGTAGTTTTTTCTGCTATTGATAATTTAATCAAAGGGGCATCAGGACAGGCTGTTCAAAATATGAATATAATGTTTGGACTTGAAGAAGATTCAGGTCTTAATTGA
- a CDS encoding flavodoxin family protein: protein MKVIAFNGSARKDGNTSIILNIVLDEIKSEGIETEIKNLAGERIQGCIACYKCFENKNMKCAIDDDVVNDYFNLMYLSQGILLGSPTYFADISTNLKALIERCGMVSRANNDLLKRKVGAAVIAVRRAGAIHAFTSINYFFLIGQMIVPGSSYWNIAIGREPGDVKSDTEGIQTMRTLGINMSWLLKKINA from the coding sequence ATGAAGGTAATAGCATTTAATGGAAGTGCACGGAAAGATGGCAATACTTCAATAATATTGAACATTGTTCTCGATGAAATAAAATCTGAGGGGATTGAAACAGAAATTAAAAACCTCGCAGGCGAAAGAATTCAGGGTTGTATTGCATGCTACAAATGCTTTGAAAACAAAAACATGAAATGTGCTATAGATGACGATGTTGTAAACGATTACTTCAACCTGATGTATCTATCACAAGGAATACTGCTTGGATCTCCAACATATTTTGCAGATATTTCTACCAACCTGAAAGCTCTAATAGAAAGATGTGGAATGGTGTCACGCGCTAATAACGACTTGCTAAAACGCAAAGTTGGAGCAGCAGTAATTGCCGTTAGACGAGCCGGAGCCATACATGCTTTTACTTCTATAAACTATTTCTTCCTTATTGGGCAGATGATTGTTCCAGGTTCAAGTTACTGGAACATAGCAATAGGAAGAGAGCCAGGGGATGTTAAAAGTGACACAGAAGGTATTCAGACAATGCGTACCCTCGGTATAAACATGTCTTGGCTCTTAAAAAAAATCAACGCCTAA
- a CDS encoding DNA-binding protein: protein MKFAMKLQLSLFLCLLTLNYGTLLMAAQGASDSITISDMNKATTEVPTIVGKVVETFNSGGYTYVLLEKNGKKTWVAAPVADVKVGEEVVFQAGNLMPSFTSKTLNRTFENIIFSPGVVGKKGVTSQPSKLSTTESHTQTAKSVEKIKVSKASGPNAYTVSELYEKSKQLDNKNVVVKGKVVKVSPGIMKKNWVHLQDGTGSDDKKNNDIVVTTQDMPSVGDVVVASGILYKDKDFGSGYKYSVIVENAKISK from the coding sequence ATGAAGTTTGCAATGAAGCTACAATTATCTTTATTTCTATGTCTTTTAACACTTAACTACGGAACGCTTTTAATGGCTGCCCAAGGAGCATCGGATAGTATAACTATAAGTGATATGAATAAGGCTACAACTGAAGTCCCTACTATTGTCGGGAAAGTGGTGGAAACATTTAACAGCGGCGGCTATACATATGTATTACTGGAAAAAAACGGGAAAAAAACTTGGGTTGCTGCACCTGTCGCAGACGTGAAAGTAGGAGAGGAAGTAGTTTTTCAGGCAGGTAATTTAATGCCAAGTTTTACAAGCAAGACACTAAATAGAACATTTGAAAATATAATTTTTTCGCCAGGAGTTGTAGGTAAAAAAGGTGTAACATCACAACCATCAAAGTTAAGCACCACCGAGAGCCATACACAAACAGCAAAATCTGTAGAAAAAATAAAAGTTAGTAAAGCGAGTGGTCCAAATGCTTACACAGTCAGCGAGCTGTATGAAAAAAGTAAGCAGCTAGACAATAAAAATGTTGTCGTTAAAGGAAAAGTTGTCAAGGTATCTCCTGGAATAATGAAAAAAAACTGGGTACATCTGCAAGACGGTACAGGAAGTGATGATAAAAAGAATAATGACATAGTTGTAACTACACAGGATATGCCTTCAGTTGGCGATGTAGTAGTTGCTAGCGGCATATTATACAAAGATAAAGATTTTGGTTCAGGTTATAAATATAGCGTGATAGTTGAAAATGCTAAAATATCAAAGTAG